In a single window of the Maniola jurtina chromosome 4, ilManJurt1.1, whole genome shotgun sequence genome:
- the LOC123864236 gene encoding cryptochrome-1-like isoform X1, with amino-acid sequence MVKYLKQAKDAHHVGIKTKVLNISDKEIFVGKDVSGLAMLAAVETLPASGLAPRLLPPARNPTGKHTVHWFRKGLRLHDNPALREGLVDATTFRCVFIIDPWFASSSNVGINKWRFLLQCLEDLDSSLKKLNSRLFVVRGQPADALPKLFREWGTTALTFEEDPEPYGRVRDHNIMTKCREVGISVTSRVSHTLYKLDNIIERNGGKAPLTYHQFQALIASMPPPPPAEASITVQTLNGAVTPIADDHDDRFGVPSLEELGFETEGLKPPIWVGGENEGLLRLERHLERKAWVASFGRPKMTPQSLLASQTGLSPYLRFGCLSTRLFYYQLTELYKRVKQVRPPLSLHGQILWREFFYCAATKNPNFDRMEGNPICVQIPWEKNQDALAKWASGKTGFPWIDAIMIQLREEGWIHHLARHAVACFLTRGDLWISWEEGMKVFDELLLDADWSVNAGMWMWLSCSSFFQQFFHCYCPVRFGRKTDPNGDFIRKYIPALKNMPTRYIHEPWQAPAAVQEAARCLVGRDYPMPIVDHHKASQTNIERIKQVYAQLAKFKPPGSLNPQIVQRPNVMQSSPSPTSIIVNINQSNYLCSQTPEPPQNTPEFKEDYVFLKPRNNRIKVDPNKQTPFKQIVIIQQDQSQRVQRQPPAEVSYIINNMQRPVKSENYDFKKLVINNSIPNERDTFVNETTDKQEAYEQNVNLDEYTTSKPKLYFIDNGVISHDDNAPNFIPQSYVNDYNIKEKSQQNIDDTTRVHNMEVDKDQTKADDKKTVGEK; translated from the exons ATGGTAAAATACCTAAAACAGGCAAAAGATGCCCATCATGTAGGAATTAAAACAAAGGTACTAAATATCTCAGATAAGGAAATATTTGTAGGCAAAGATGTCAGTGGCTTAGCTATGTTAGCTGCCGTGGAGACGCTGCCGGCGTCGGGCCTGGCGCCCAGGCTGCTTCCGCCGGCGCGCAACCCGACCGGAAAGCACACCGTCCATTGGTTTAGGAAAGGTCTACGCCTTCACGATAATCCAGCTCTACGAGAAGGCCTCGTTGACGCTACGACGTTCCGATGCGTCTTCATCATCGACCCCTGGTTTGCTAGCTCGTCCAATGTCGGAATAAACAAATGGAG GTTTCTTTTACAATGTCTCGAAGATCTGGACAGCAGTCTCAAGAAGTTAAATTCCAGACTGTTTGTGGTTAGAGGGCAGCCCGCAGACGCGTTGCCAAAGTTGTTTCGCGAATGGGGAACCACCGCGCTCACATTTGAGGAGGACCCGGAGCCCTACGGGCGCGTGCGAGACCATAACATTATGACAAAATGCCGAGAAGTCGGCATCTCCGTCACCTCACGGGTTTCTCACACTCTTTATAAGTTAGACAA TATTATAGAGCGTAATGGAGGTAAGGCTCCTTTAACATACCACCAGTTTCAAGCGCTGATAGCGAGCATGCCGCCGCCGCCCCCGGCCGAGGCGAGCATAACAGTGCAGACACTTAACGGCGCTGTCACACCCATCGCGGACGATCACGATGACCGCTTTGGCGTACCTAGTCTTGAAGAACTTG ggttTGAGACAGAAGGTTTGAAGCCTCCCATATGGGTTGGTGGTGAAAACGAAGGATTATTAAGGCTAGAACGCCATTTGGAGAGAAAAGCTTGGGTTGCTTCTTTCGGCCGGCCTAAAATGACACCCCAATCTCTTTTAGCGAGCCAAACAGGGTTGTCTCCTTACTTGAG gtTCGGCTGTTTATCCACCAGGCTTTTCTATTATCAATTGACGGAATTGTATAAAAGAGTAAAACAAGTACGGCCGCCATTATCGTTACATGGACAAATACTTTGGAgggaatttttttattgtgcCGCGACCAAAAACCCTAATTTTGATCGAATGGAAGGCAATCCAATATGTGTACAAATTCCATGGGAGAAAAATCAAGATGCTCTCGCGAAATGGGCaagt GGCAAAACCGGGTTTCCTTGGATTGACGCCATCATGATTCAGCTGAGAGAGGAGGGCTGGATCCACCACTTGGCGCGACACGCCGTCGCCTGCTTCCTCACTAGAGGCGATCTGTGGATCTCATGGGAAGAGGGTATGAAG GTGTTCGACGAGCTGCTGCTGGACGCGGACTGGTCGGTGAACGCGGGCATGTGGATGTGGCTGTCGTGCTCGTCCTTCTTCCAGCAGTTCTTCCACTGCTACTGCCCCGTGCGCTTCGGCCGCAAGACTGACCCCAACGGGGACttcattag GAAGTACATTCCAGCGCTAAAGAATATGCCGACTCGATACATCCACGAGCCGTGGCAGGCGCCCGCGGCGGTGCAAGAGGCGGCGCGCTGCCTCGTGGGCCGCGACTACCCCATGCCCATCGTCGACCACCACAAGGCCTCGCAGACCAACATCGAGCGCATCAAGCAGGTGTACGCGCAACTCGCCAAGTTTAAACCTCCag GGTCATTAAATCCGCAAATAGTGCAAAGGCCAAATGTCATGCAGTCGTCGCCGAGCCCTACATCAATAATTGTGAACATAAATCAGTCCAACTATTTATGCAGTCAAACACCCGAACCGCCACAGAATACGCCTGAATTTAAAGAGGACTATGTATTCCTGAAACCTAGAAATAATAGGATTAAAGTAGATCCtaataaacaaacacctttcaaacaaatcgTTATTATTCAACAAGATCAAAGTCAGAGGGTACAACGCCAGCCACCGGCAGAAGTTAGCTACATCATTAACAACATGCAACGTCCAGTCAAGTCGGAGAATTACGACTTCAAGAAATTAGTAATCAACAATTCAATTCCTAATGAACGAGATACATTTGTGAACgaaacgacagacaaacaggaaGCCTATGAGCAAAATGTTAATTTAGACGAATACACTACTAGTAAacctaaattatattttatagataatGGAGTTATCTCCCATGATGATAACGCACCAAATTTTATACCCCAGTCATATGTCAATGATTACAATATAAAGGAAAAATCACAACAAAATATTGATGACACTACACGTGTTCATAACATGGAAGTCGACAAAGATCAAACTAAAGCAGATGACAAAAAAACAGTAGGTGAGAAATAA
- the LOC123864246 gene encoding U7 snRNA-associated Sm-like protein LSm10, which translates to MNFEGTSREKFFYHNTLLCLIRCLQDKNITVDLRNDSYVCGQLVAVDGFMNLSFCKAVYCDTQQNEYFFDNLFIQGRNIRYVHIPETMTILGSLTNELKRNKGRKPGLKPEVKSTKATKALKQHMKTVAELDN; encoded by the exons ATGAATTTTGAGGGTACATCAAGGGAAAAATTCTTTTACCACAATACATTGTTGTGTTTAATTAGATGTTTGCAAGACAAAAATATTACAGTTGACCTTCGCAATGATTCATACGTTTGTGGTCAATTAGTTGCAGTGGATGG TTTTATGAATCTATCATTCTGTAAAGCTGTATATTGTGATACACAACAAAATGAATACTTTTTTGATAATCTATTTATACAAGGTCGGAATATTAGATATGTTCACATACCAGAGACG ATGACCATCTTAGGAAGTCTTACTAATGAGTTGAAAAGAAACAAAGGCAGAAAACCTGGTCTGAAACCAGAAGTAAAATCAACAAAAGCAACAAAAGCACTAAAACAGCACATGAAGACTGTTGCAGAGTTAGACAATTAA
- the LOC123864236 gene encoding cryptochrome-1-like isoform X2, whose amino-acid sequence MLAAVETLPASGLAPRLLPPARNPTGKHTVHWFRKGLRLHDNPALREGLVDATTFRCVFIIDPWFASSSNVGINKWRFLLQCLEDLDSSLKKLNSRLFVVRGQPADALPKLFREWGTTALTFEEDPEPYGRVRDHNIMTKCREVGISVTSRVSHTLYKLDNIIERNGGKAPLTYHQFQALIASMPPPPPAEASITVQTLNGAVTPIADDHDDRFGVPSLEELGFETEGLKPPIWVGGENEGLLRLERHLERKAWVASFGRPKMTPQSLLASQTGLSPYLRFGCLSTRLFYYQLTELYKRVKQVRPPLSLHGQILWREFFYCAATKNPNFDRMEGNPICVQIPWEKNQDALAKWASGKTGFPWIDAIMIQLREEGWIHHLARHAVACFLTRGDLWISWEEGMKVFDELLLDADWSVNAGMWMWLSCSSFFQQFFHCYCPVRFGRKTDPNGDFIRKYIPALKNMPTRYIHEPWQAPAAVQEAARCLVGRDYPMPIVDHHKASQTNIERIKQVYAQLAKFKPPGSLNPQIVQRPNVMQSSPSPTSIIVNINQSNYLCSQTPEPPQNTPEFKEDYVFLKPRNNRIKVDPNKQTPFKQIVIIQQDQSQRVQRQPPAEVSYIINNMQRPVKSENYDFKKLVINNSIPNERDTFVNETTDKQEAYEQNVNLDEYTTSKPKLYFIDNGVISHDDNAPNFIPQSYVNDYNIKEKSQQNIDDTTRVHNMEVDKDQTKADDKKTVGEK is encoded by the exons ATGTTAGCTGCCGTGGAGACGCTGCCGGCGTCGGGCCTGGCGCCCAGGCTGCTTCCGCCGGCGCGCAACCCGACCGGAAAGCACACCGTCCATTGGTTTAGGAAAGGTCTACGCCTTCACGATAATCCAGCTCTACGAGAAGGCCTCGTTGACGCTACGACGTTCCGATGCGTCTTCATCATCGACCCCTGGTTTGCTAGCTCGTCCAATGTCGGAATAAACAAATGGAG GTTTCTTTTACAATGTCTCGAAGATCTGGACAGCAGTCTCAAGAAGTTAAATTCCAGACTGTTTGTGGTTAGAGGGCAGCCCGCAGACGCGTTGCCAAAGTTGTTTCGCGAATGGGGAACCACCGCGCTCACATTTGAGGAGGACCCGGAGCCCTACGGGCGCGTGCGAGACCATAACATTATGACAAAATGCCGAGAAGTCGGCATCTCCGTCACCTCACGGGTTTCTCACACTCTTTATAAGTTAGACAA TATTATAGAGCGTAATGGAGGTAAGGCTCCTTTAACATACCACCAGTTTCAAGCGCTGATAGCGAGCATGCCGCCGCCGCCCCCGGCCGAGGCGAGCATAACAGTGCAGACACTTAACGGCGCTGTCACACCCATCGCGGACGATCACGATGACCGCTTTGGCGTACCTAGTCTTGAAGAACTTG ggttTGAGACAGAAGGTTTGAAGCCTCCCATATGGGTTGGTGGTGAAAACGAAGGATTATTAAGGCTAGAACGCCATTTGGAGAGAAAAGCTTGGGTTGCTTCTTTCGGCCGGCCTAAAATGACACCCCAATCTCTTTTAGCGAGCCAAACAGGGTTGTCTCCTTACTTGAG gtTCGGCTGTTTATCCACCAGGCTTTTCTATTATCAATTGACGGAATTGTATAAAAGAGTAAAACAAGTACGGCCGCCATTATCGTTACATGGACAAATACTTTGGAgggaatttttttattgtgcCGCGACCAAAAACCCTAATTTTGATCGAATGGAAGGCAATCCAATATGTGTACAAATTCCATGGGAGAAAAATCAAGATGCTCTCGCGAAATGGGCaagt GGCAAAACCGGGTTTCCTTGGATTGACGCCATCATGATTCAGCTGAGAGAGGAGGGCTGGATCCACCACTTGGCGCGACACGCCGTCGCCTGCTTCCTCACTAGAGGCGATCTGTGGATCTCATGGGAAGAGGGTATGAAG GTGTTCGACGAGCTGCTGCTGGACGCGGACTGGTCGGTGAACGCGGGCATGTGGATGTGGCTGTCGTGCTCGTCCTTCTTCCAGCAGTTCTTCCACTGCTACTGCCCCGTGCGCTTCGGCCGCAAGACTGACCCCAACGGGGACttcattag GAAGTACATTCCAGCGCTAAAGAATATGCCGACTCGATACATCCACGAGCCGTGGCAGGCGCCCGCGGCGGTGCAAGAGGCGGCGCGCTGCCTCGTGGGCCGCGACTACCCCATGCCCATCGTCGACCACCACAAGGCCTCGCAGACCAACATCGAGCGCATCAAGCAGGTGTACGCGCAACTCGCCAAGTTTAAACCTCCag GGTCATTAAATCCGCAAATAGTGCAAAGGCCAAATGTCATGCAGTCGTCGCCGAGCCCTACATCAATAATTGTGAACATAAATCAGTCCAACTATTTATGCAGTCAAACACCCGAACCGCCACAGAATACGCCTGAATTTAAAGAGGACTATGTATTCCTGAAACCTAGAAATAATAGGATTAAAGTAGATCCtaataaacaaacacctttcaaacaaatcgTTATTATTCAACAAGATCAAAGTCAGAGGGTACAACGCCAGCCACCGGCAGAAGTTAGCTACATCATTAACAACATGCAACGTCCAGTCAAGTCGGAGAATTACGACTTCAAGAAATTAGTAATCAACAATTCAATTCCTAATGAACGAGATACATTTGTGAACgaaacgacagacaaacaggaaGCCTATGAGCAAAATGTTAATTTAGACGAATACACTACTAGTAAacctaaattatattttatagataatGGAGTTATCTCCCATGATGATAACGCACCAAATTTTATACCCCAGTCATATGTCAATGATTACAATATAAAGGAAAAATCACAACAAAATATTGATGACACTACACGTGTTCATAACATGGAAGTCGACAAAGATCAAACTAAAGCAGATGACAAAAAAACAGTAGGTGAGAAATAA
- the LOC123864232 gene encoding golgin subfamily A member 4-like codes for MFKKFKDKLAEEVKSSPQRIQQFAQAAQAAVSSASSSISDITNNDLFSIGDNDASSKNRISNNQPNNLQEVHPGNVQANVEPMDYHLTQEMSQESQRQRRLSNSSLASDISFRLPSYESPSMYHLQSDMEVSASEAEDRGFAGGTVNLDRVTKEQLYSAYRRTQDRCTKYKTQYADLARHYKLLERENAKAKNVLVETQDKALRRISELREQCSLEQSAKAHLEKALQIDIEEKNMKIETLNTKLSLLQSNHATVSNNLLENNKNPNLSEGNERDLPLITLATDNVSVEKLANEDPLPCEMTVLNNKVEKMEQLINKYKDSLKTTKEKNSLLTAELQKISNELDMKVRENDQLQATSISLLEARKKIEELNEKIEELQNKNNSNEFVKSKEMSILELNLKNAQEEVLQLHKKIEVLSKREEEYAISLAENKLSIHKELEGKENEIKSLKESLNNSQNEMHSLNIILNDYKNKINHLEEENSKLRNDINELNTDKTKILEVKTELETFAQKCQRLESLINKSDEEYKCLELQMKQENAEKLAMVDRNVYLENRNAQLLEENSKKNSKISQVEQELQSLKNNIESLKIEEHVDSTEISKYVEELNEWKVKCSNLESEIQDERIELVKLQSEIEKLLANHELVQNCNKNLNITVNELKMEIGILKDKVQDTQRLQLSCEDLKLKIHNLRNTITVASEQSKTFKQLINTFINTVKDKITVLSETAKQDLASIIETSENLEIRNKALENEVQKITEQCNMIKNELIRNENENKALELKIKQLEADNVLYLEEIQRTKAQHKITQSEINKLIAESEKLNEKLRLCNEEKLILSERNDYLVKENDELHTKEKSIMVEKEMLKQEFNKVSNMYEEMLNRFEVLSKEHDELLELKDANMKKNSQINDLEKRLEEFKEENISLKNLSDSISKNVIDIEFELKEVQKSHTQIEMEKDHLIKVIDNLEKNSPASKQLNDTNTQTDLAGSNINDELVESNQIIKTLQEEMKLLKEVNTTLSTQNELNLSIINENDEILKQRNVALDNLKEDNRRLQSDIEGLQTHITKVSKENSQLNDKLREIIASTENIPEKVDILSHDLETLKNEIQSGKDKIESLIRENSFLAEENLELKDQLQSQTYSQSTATGRIDSSDNVDNLMAKYNILLDTKNKLEKKLSDLELMNQSINGNMQLMQANNDKLKLSNEKLGLRLDEALVSLRHLHALQENTELEYLKNILYEYLTGTGTHSITLAKVLAAVVKFDDRQTELVLQKEKERQGFLRQLGII; via the exons ATGTTCAAGAAGTTCAAAGATAAATTGGCCGAGGAAGTTAAATCATCTCCTCAAAGGATCCAACAGTTTGCACAAGCTGCTCAG GCAGCAGTATCTTCAGCTTCAAGCAGTATATCAGATATTAcaaataatgatttattttctATTGGCGATAATG ATGCTTCCAGCAAAAATCGGATTTCCAACAACCAACCAAATAACTTACAGGAAGTTCACCCAGGAAATGTGCAAGCAAATGTTGAACCTATGGATTATCATCTGACTCAAGAG ATGTCTCAAGAAAGCCAAAGACAACGAAGATTATCCAACAGTTCTTTGGCTAGCGACATATCTTTTCGACTACCTAGCTATGAGAGTCCGTCTATGTACCACTTACAA TCAGATATGGAGGTATCGGCGAGTGAAGCTGAGGACAGAGGGTTTGCTGGTGGGACAGTTAATCTTGACCGTGTGACAAAAGAGCAACTCTACTCTGCATATCGCCGTACGCAGGATCGATGTACCAAATACAAAACACAGTATGCAGATCTTGCACGTCATTACAAACTTCTAGAGAGAGAAAATGCAAAAGCTAAG AATGTTCTTGTAGAGACACAGGACAAGGCACTAAGAAGAATATCTGAATTGCGAGAACAATGTTCATTAGAACAAAGTGCTAAA GCTCATCTTGAGAAAGCCCTTCAAATCGACatagaagaaaaaaatatgaaaattgaaactcttAATACAAAACTAAGTCTTCTACAGAGTAATCATGCAACTGTGAGCAATAATTTATTGGAAAACAATAAAAATCCAAATTTATCTGAAGGAAATGAAAGGGATCTCCCTTTAATAACTCTGGCCACAGATAATGTGAGCGTGGAAAAGTTAGCAAATGAAGATCCTTTGCCTTGTGAAATGACTGTTTTGAACAATAAAGTAGAAAAAATGGAacagttaattaataaatacaaagACTCGCTCAAGACAACTAAAGAGAAGAATTCTCTGCTAACTGCCGAGttacaaaaaatttcaaacgaACTGGATATGAAAGTAAGAGAAAATGATCAATTACAAGCTACATCTATATCTTTACTGGAAGccagaaaaaaaattgaggaaCTTAACGAAAAGATAGAagaattacaaaacaaaaataattccaATGAATTTGTGAAAAGTAAAGAAATGTCAATCCTagagttgaatttaaaaaatgcacAAGAAGAAGTTCTACAATtgcataaaaaaattgaagtgcTGAGTAAAAGAGAAGAAGAATATGCTATATCTCTGGCTGAAAATAAACTTAGTATTCATAAGGAATTAGAAGGAAAAGAAAACGAAATCAAATCCTTAAAAGAAAGTTTAAATAATAGTCAAAATGAGATGCACAGcctcaatataatattaaatgattacaagaataaaataaatcatttagaAGAAGAAAACTCTAAATTGAGAAATGATATAAATGAACTCAATactgataaaacaaaaattttagaGGTGAAAACTGAATTAGAAACTTTCGCACAAAAATGTCAACGTCTCGAAAGTTTGATCAATAAGTCGGATGAAGAATATAAATGTCTTGAATTACAAATGAAGCAAGAAAATGCTGAAAAACTAGCAATGGTTGATAGAAAtgtttatttagaaaatagGAATGCACAGTTGCTTGaagaaaactcaaaaaaaaattcaaagatcAGCCAAGTCGAACAAGAACTACAatcacttaaaaataatattgaaagtttaaaaattgAAGAACATGTAGATTCTACAGAAATTAGTAAATATGTGGAAGAATTGAACGAATGGAAAGTAAAATGCAGTAACTTGGAATCTGAAATACAAGATGAAAGAATAGAACTAGTAAAATTACAGTCCGAAATTGAAAAACTCTTAGCTAATCACGAATTAGTTCAGAATTGCAATAAGAACTTAAATATTACTGTAAACGAATTAAAGATGGAAATTGGTATTTTGAAAGATAAAGTACAAGACACGCAACGGCTCCAATTAAGTTGTGAAGACTTGAAACTCAAAATACATAATTTGCGAAATACAATTACTGTAGCGTCAGAACAATCTAAAACGTTTAAACAACTCATAAACACATTTATAAATACTGTAAAAGACAAAATTACCGTACTTAGTGAAACTGCAAAACAAGACTTAGCCAGCATTATTGAAACATCCGAGAACTTGGAAATACGTAATAAAGCATTAGAAAACGAAGTTCAAAAGATAACAGAACAATGTAATATGATAAAAAATGAACTAATCCGTAACGAAAACGAAAATAAAGCacttgaattaaaaattaaacaactcGAGGCAGATAATGTTTTATACTTGGAAGAAATACAGCGTACAAAAGCACAACATAAAATTACTCagagtgaaataaataaattaatcgcAGAATCAGAAAAATTGAACGAAAAATTGCGTCTTTGTAATGAAGAAAAACTAATATTAAGTGAACGAAATGATTATTTAGTTAAAGAAAATGACGAACTACATACTAAAGAAAAGTCTATCATggttgaaaaagaaatgttaaaACAAGAGTTCAATAAAGTTTCTAATATGTATGAAGAAATGCTAAATCGTTTTGAAGTTTTGAGTAAAGAGCATGATGAACTACTAGAATTAAAAGATGctaatatgaaaaaaaacagtcaaatcAACGATTTAGAAAAACGACTTGAAGAATTTAAAGAAGAAAACATATCATTAAAGAATCTATCTGATTCAATTTCGAAGAACGTTATTGACATCGAGTTCGAGTTAAAAGAAGTTCAAAAGTCACATACACAAATTGAAATGGAAAAAGATCACTTAATTAAAGTAATAGATAACCTCGAGAAGAATTCGCCAGCAAGTAAACAATTGAATGATACAAATACACAGACAGATTTAGCTGGCTCCAATATTAATGATGAACTTGTGGAAAGcaatcaaattataaaaacattacAAGAAGAGATGAAGTTGTTGAAAGAAGTGAATACGACATTATCAACACAAAATGAGCTCAATCTATCAATCATCAATGAGAATGATGAAATATTAAAGCAACGTAATGTTGCACTTGATAACCTTAAAGAAGATAATAGACGTCTACAGTCTGATATTGAAGGTCTTCAAACTCATATAACTAAAGTTTCTAAGGAAAATAGTCAATTAAATGATAAATTACGGGAGATAATTGCCTCAACAGAAAATATTCCTGAAAAGGTTGATATACTATCGCACGACCtggaaactttaaaaaatgaaattcaGAGTGGCAAAGACAAAATAGAGAGTTTAATTAGAGAAAATTCTTTCCTTGCTGAAGAAAATTTGGAACTTAAGGATCAATTACAATCACAAACTTATTCTCAATCGACCGCGACAGGACGAATTGACAGTAGCGATAACGTTGATAACCTCATggctaaatataatattttattggacacaaaaaataaattagaaaagaAATTAAGTGACTTAGAATTGATGAATCAATCGATAAATGGAAATATGCAACTAATGCAAGCAAATAACGATAAATTGAAACTTTCTAATGAAAAATTGGGCTTGAGATTAGACGAAGCACTTGTTAGTTTAAGGCATTTGCATGCTCTTCAAGAAAATACTGAATTagaatatttgaaaaatattctttatgaGTACTTGACTGGTACTGGAACACATTCCATAACTCTAGCTAAGGTATTAGCAGCGGTAGTTAAATTTgatgacagacaaacagagctAGTGCTACAGAAGGAGAAAGAAAGACAAGGCTTT TTGCGACAACTTGGAATTATTTGA